In a single window of the Pyrococcus sp. NA2 genome:
- the cas2 gene encoding CRISPR-associated endonuclease Cas2, whose amino-acid sequence MYIIVVYDVNVERVNKVKKFLRMHLNWVQNSVFEGEVTIAEYERIKAGLRKIIDEDSDSVIIYKLRSMPPRETLGIEKNPIEDII is encoded by the coding sequence ATGTACATAATTGTTGTGTACGACGTTAACGTGGAGAGGGTGAACAAGGTGAAGAAGTTCTTGAGGATGCACCTGAATTGGGTTCAGAACAGCGTTTTTGAGGGGGAAGTGACTATCGCCGAGTACGAAAGGATAAAGGCTGGTCTAAGGAAGATCATAGACGAAGATAGCGACTCCGTGATAATATACAAGCTTAGATCAATGCCTCCCAGGGAAACCCTTGGGATAGAGAAGAATCCGATAGAGGATATAATATAG
- the cas1b gene encoding type I-B CRISPR-associated endonuclease Cas1b produces MRKKHLTIFSDGTLLRKENTLYFESSKGKKPLAIEGIYDIYIYGHVNITSQALHYLAQKGIVVHFFNHYGFYDGSFYPRETLLSGELIIRQAEHYLDKEKRLFLAKAFVWGGAKNMERNFKNWSIDFDFSSHLEELKGVNKITEVMNVEARIRQEYYGRWDETLPEGFKIGKRTRRPPKNEMNALISFLNSRLYATIITELYNTQLAPTISYLHEPSERRFSLALDLSEIFKPIIVDRIANRLVKKGVIKEEHFRKDLNGVLLSDEGMRIVTRAYNEELQKSTKHQKLGKNVTRQRLIRLEAYKLIKHLVGVEEYRPLVAWF; encoded by the coding sequence TTGAGAAAGAAACATTTGACGATATTCTCTGATGGAACATTGCTCAGAAAGGAGAACACCTTGTACTTTGAGAGCTCGAAGGGAAAGAAGCCCCTCGCCATAGAGGGGATATATGACATCTACATCTATGGACATGTCAACATAACATCGCAAGCCCTCCATTATCTAGCACAGAAAGGTATAGTTGTCCACTTCTTCAACCACTACGGATTCTACGACGGAAGCTTCTATCCCAGGGAAACTTTACTATCCGGGGAGTTGATAATCAGGCAGGCTGAGCACTATCTAGATAAGGAAAAGAGATTATTCCTCGCGAAGGCCTTCGTTTGGGGAGGAGCAAAGAACATGGAGAGAAACTTCAAGAACTGGAGCATAGATTTTGACTTCTCAAGCCATCTCGAGGAACTTAAAGGCGTTAATAAAATAACTGAGGTAATGAACGTTGAGGCGAGGATAAGGCAGGAATACTATGGGAGATGGGATGAGACACTTCCCGAGGGATTTAAAATAGGGAAGAGGACGAGGAGACCTCCAAAGAATGAGATGAATGCCTTGATAAGCTTCTTAAACTCTCGGTTATACGCAACGATAATAACGGAGCTCTACAACACCCAGCTGGCACCAACCATTAGCTATCTTCACGAGCCAAGTGAGAGGCGGTTTTCCCTGGCCTTGGACTTGAGCGAGATATTCAAGCCCATAATAGTTGATAGGATAGCGAATCGTTTGGTCAAAAAGGGTGTGATTAAGGAAGAGCACTTCAGGAAAGATTTGAATGGCGTGCTTCTCAGCGATGAAGGTATGAGGATTGTGACAAGAGCATACAATGAGGAACTCCAAAAGTCAACTAAACATCAAAAGTTGGGAAAGAACGTGACAAGACAGAGGCTGATAAGGTTAGAAGCCTATAAGTTAATAAAGCACCTTGTTGGCGTTGAGGAGTACAGGCCGTTGGTTGCATGGTTTTGA
- the cas4 gene encoding CRISPR-associated protein Cas4 yields MEEYPLEELVIRGIEINYLFVCPTKLWFFSHGIGMEQESEWVELGKFLHEQRYGEEEKEVLIGPIKIDFIRKGGIIEVHEVKLGKSIEKAHEMQALYYLYYLKKFGIKAKAILHYPKLGETREITLEGREREVEDAIIQVEVIKSMKKPPKPKKSPICKKCAYRELCWG; encoded by the coding sequence TTGGAGGAGTATCCACTTGAAGAGCTCGTAATCAGGGGGATAGAAATAAACTACCTCTTCGTCTGTCCTACTAAACTCTGGTTCTTCTCTCATGGCATAGGAATGGAACAGGAAAGCGAATGGGTTGAGCTTGGGAAATTCCTCCACGAGCAGAGATACGGAGAAGAAGAAAAGGAAGTGCTGATAGGTCCTATCAAGATAGACTTCATAAGAAAAGGGGGCATCATAGAGGTTCACGAGGTAAAGTTGGGTAAATCAATAGAGAAAGCCCACGAGATGCAGGCCCTCTACTACCTTTACTATCTAAAGAAGTTTGGAATAAAGGCCAAAGCCATTCTCCATTATCCGAAGCTCGGAGAAACCAGGGAAATAACACTGGAGGGGAGGGAAAGAGAGGTGGAAGATGCTATAATCCAAGTTGAGGTGATAAAATCCATGAAAAAGCCTCCAAAGCCAAAGAAAAGTCCAATCTGCAAGAAATGTGCGTATAGAGAGCTGTGTTGGGGGTGA
- the cas8a2 gene encoding type I-A CRISPR-associated protein Cas8a2/Csa4, which yields MELKEFETPNIDPIFDLYVAYGYVESFVRAGANKIIFEPMGGSYIVSTDVPKDRLYQGLNSALEEMISLHKALGREKGDTPSEVDFSRGAIIEQGSQKKVPMYLSEILEYIRNGKMNLLNKKKYTIPLPLMPSAGKYLPQHFKTPTKKREVNALNYALAWVGFHYYTPYVRYTKGDATWVHIYQIVPGEEIDIISLLALKDLKMHLPHYYEERYDFLTNRRLALLYHLLHSESLGALEVLAGKKFVIRSYTLEKIGKNQAIRSFGEEEIGKLMDFLWHLKKEDLYHTIAFIDDLLVKVPESALALIDAVMNERLESFYLAFKLGERAGVRPSRKIVASVIKFIEEISIS from the coding sequence ATGGAGCTTAAGGAGTTCGAAACACCAAACATTGATCCAATTTTCGATCTTTACGTTGCTTATGGCTATGTTGAGTCATTTGTACGAGCAGGAGCGAACAAGATAATTTTCGAACCCATGGGAGGGTCATATATAGTTAGTACAGATGTTCCAAAAGACAGACTTTATCAGGGTCTTAATAGCGCTTTGGAAGAGATGATTTCATTACATAAAGCGTTAGGAAGAGAGAAGGGGGATACACCAAGTGAAGTTGATTTTAGTAGGGGAGCAATTATAGAACAGGGTTCTCAGAAGAAAGTTCCAATGTATTTGTCCGAGATACTTGAATACATCCGTAATGGGAAAATGAACCTGCTAAACAAAAAGAAATATACAATTCCCTTACCCTTGATGCCTTCAGCAGGAAAATACCTACCACAGCACTTTAAAACTCCTACTAAAAAGAGGGAGGTAAATGCTTTAAATTATGCTCTGGCCTGGGTAGGCTTCCACTATTATACCCCCTACGTAAGATACACAAAGGGAGATGCAACATGGGTTCACATATATCAGATAGTACCAGGAGAGGAGATAGATATTATATCATTATTGGCTCTAAAGGATCTTAAAATGCATCTACCCCATTATTATGAAGAACGTTATGACTTCCTAACTAATCGTAGACTTGCACTTCTTTATCATCTTCTACATAGTGAAAGTCTTGGAGCTCTTGAAGTTCTAGCTGGAAAGAAGTTTGTGATTCGCTCATATACACTTGAGAAAATCGGGAAAAATCAGGCAATACGATCATTTGGAGAAGAAGAAATTGGAAAACTCATGGACTTCCTATGGCACCTTAAAAAAGAAGACCTATATCACACCATAGCATTCATTGATGACCTACTCGTGAAAGTTCCAGAGAGTGCTCTTGCATTAATAGATGCAGTAATGAATGAAAGGCTAGAAAGTTTTTATCTCGCATTTAAGCTTGGCGAAAGAGCTGGGGTACGACCAAGCAGGAAAATCGTAGCTAGCGTAATAAAATTCATTGAGGAGATCTCGATCTCTTAG
- a CDS encoding CRISPR-associated endonuclease Cas3'', with translation MSDNVLKECEAFPGQTLKEHVEEMLSAWDMVKSKYILSIIRVMRAVGIELKEKDADRFMRALIILHDIGKCSRIYQNYLEGKEELGGFRHELVSAYYTYEILKRTFESETLAFIGALVVMMHHEPILMGQILSLQKENLSPEVVIDKLRNFDGIVDGTESLLKELMEKYLNVDLDVPKPTKEDILDRITSLSVLARHGSEADKLRLVVGALLIPLVLCDYKGAESREGETPKFAEILEVEMIV, from the coding sequence ATGAGTGATAATGTCCTTAAAGAGTGTGAGGCTTTTCCAGGTCAAACTCTGAAAGAACATGTAGAGGAGATGCTTTCTGCATGGGACATGGTAAAGAGCAAATATATCCTCTCAATCATAAGAGTTATGAGGGCAGTAGGAATTGAGCTTAAGGAAAAAGATGCAGACAGATTTATGAGAGCTCTTATTATCCTTCACGATATAGGAAAATGTAGCAGGATTTATCAAAACTATCTAGAAGGAAAAGAGGAGCTAGGAGGCTTCAGGCATGAACTAGTTAGTGCATATTATACCTATGAAATTCTAAAAAGAACATTTGAGAGTGAGACCCTAGCCTTTATCGGTGCACTAGTTGTCATGATGCACCATGAGCCCATCTTAATGGGTCAGATACTCTCCCTCCAGAAAGAGAACCTCTCTCCAGAGGTTGTGATTGATAAACTGCGTAATTTCGATGGCATTGTGGATGGAACAGAATCCCTCCTGAAAGAGTTAATGGAGAAATACCTGAATGTTGATTTAGATGTTCCAAAACCCACAAAAGAGGATATTTTAGATAGAATAACTTCATTAAGTGTACTTGCAAGGCATGGATCAGAAGCTGACAAGCTAAGACTCGTTGTTGGTGCCCTGTTAATCCCCTTAGTTCTATGTGACTATAAAGGAGCAGAGAGCAGAGAAGGTGAAACTCCGAAATTTGCTGAGATTCTTGAGGTAGAGATGATTGTATAG